The following proteins are encoded in a genomic region of Musa acuminata AAA Group cultivar baxijiao chromosome BXJ2-11, Cavendish_Baxijiao_AAA, whole genome shotgun sequence:
- the LOC135627535 gene encoding cell number regulator 2-like, which yields MRSYTCLELHVLAVNPMRETTNNLLYKTTVASSRVRFLDFVLTTLARSLAMQAPQVGDYHGPQPVPPVAVAPAASSSFRNDVYPPAFAPSTLRAQPPLPAPWSTGLFDCCDDVGNCCVTCFCPCITFGQIAEIVDGGSVPCGASGALYALMLCVTGCACLYSCFYRSKMRGQLFLEESPCADCAVHCCCESCALCQEYRELKIRGFNLHYWLLHGNLQVQNATLPPSVEGGMQR from the exons ATGCGTAGTTATACATGTCTTGAACTCCACGTTCTTGCGGTTAATCCAATGCGAGAAACCACCAACAACCTTCTCTATAAGACAACGGTTGCTTCATCCCGTGTTCGTTTCCTGGATTTTGTGTTGACGACGCTCGCTCGTTCGCTCGCCATGCAGGCGCCCCAAGTAGGCGACTACCACGGGCCACAACCAGTTCCGCCGGTGGCCGTCGCACCCGCGGCGTCATCAAGCTTCAGAAATGACGTCTACCCGCCGGCCTTTGCTCCTTCCACCCTTCGAGCTCAGCCTCCGTTACCTGCACCGTGGTCCACCGGCCTCTTCGATTGTTGCGACGACGTCGGCAACT GCTGCGTGACTTGCTTCTGCCCATGCATCACCTTCGGTCAGATTGCGGAGATTGTCGACGGAGGATCCGTCC CATGCGGGGCAAGCGGTGCGCTCTACGCGTTGATGTTATGCGTCACCGGCTGCGCTTGCCTGTACTCGTGCTTCTACAGGTCGAAGATGAGAGGGCAGTTGTTCTTGGAGGAGAGCCCCTGTGCCGACTGCGCCGTCCACTGCTGCTGCGAGTCATGTGCCCTGTGCCAAGAGTACAGGGAACTCAAGATTCGTGGGTTCAACTTGCACTATT GGTTGTTGCATGGTAACCTGCAGGTGCAGAATGCGACCTTACCTCCGTCCGTAGAAGGTGGAATGCAGCGTTGA